Proteins from a genomic interval of Thamnophis elegans isolate rThaEle1 chromosome 2, rThaEle1.pri, whole genome shotgun sequence:
- the S1PR2 gene encoding sphingosine 1-phosphate receptor 2, translated as MGNVYKYYFNKDKIFQHYNYTKDKLEKDESPLTLIATLTIVLCCFIILENLLVLASVWRNKKFHSAMFIFIGNLAFSDLLAGSAFIANIVLSGPATFRLTPIQWFVREGTAFTTLAASVFSLLAIAIERHVAITKVKVYTSDKNCRMLMLIGACWVISATIGGLPILGWNCMSDLEKCSTVLPLYSKSYIVFVVTIFTVILFSIVVLYVRIYRIVRSSHAEIASSQTMALLRTVTFVLGAFIICWLPAFTILLIDASCARKSCPILYQSKYFFAFATLNSAINPLIYTLRSKDMRKEFLRVLCCWGMMGQGKPAERCMIPLRSSSSLERCTPKQDLPTLSFMKEHSTFV; from the coding sequence ATGGGAAACGTCTACAAGTACTACTTCAACAAGGACAAAATCTTCCAGCATTACAACTATACTAAGGATAAGCTGGAGAAAGACGAGTCTCCCCTGACTCTGATTGCCACCCTCACCATTGTGCTCTGTTGCTTCATTATCCTGGAGAACCTGCTGGTGCTCGCATCCGTCTGGAGGAACAAGAAATTCCACTCCGCCATGTTCATCTTCATTGGCAACTTGGCTTTTTCGGACCTCTTGGCTGGCTCGGCTTTCATAGCCAACATTGTGCTCTCGGGCCCAGCCACCTTTCGCCTCACTCCCATTCAGTGGTTCGTGCGAGAAGGCACGGCGTTTACCACCTTGGCTGCCTCGGTCTTCAGCTTGTTAGCCATCGCGATCGAACGACACGTGGCTATCACCAAGGTGAAGGTCTACACTAGCGACAAGAACTGCAGGATGCTGATGCTGATTGGGGCCTGCTGGGTCATCTCAGCCACCATTGGGGGGCTACCCATCCTTGGCTGGAACTGCATGTCCGATCTGGAGAAGTGCTCCACTGTTCTGCCCCTTTACTCGAAGAGCTACATTGTCTTTGTGGTGACCATTTTCACCGTCATCCTCTTCTCCATCGTGGTCCTCTACGTCCGGATCTACCGCATTGTCCGTTCCAGCCATGCCGAGATAGCCAGCTCCCAGACGATGGCCTTGCTCAGGACAGTTACCTTTGTCCTGGGGGCCTTCATCatctgctggctgcctgccttCACCATCCTCCTGATAGACGCTTCGTGCGCCAGGAAGTCTTGTCCTATCCTTTACCAGTCAAAGTATTTCTTTGCCTTTGCCACCCTCAATTCAGCCATTAACCCCCTCATTTATACCCTCCGTAGCAAAGACATGAGGAAGGAGTTCTTAAGGGTGCTTTGTTGCTGGGGGATGATGGGGCAGGGGAAGCCGGCAGAACGTTGCATGATTCCTCTCCGCAGTTCCAGTTCCTTGGAGCGGTGCACTCCCAAACAGGATCTTCCCACTTTATCTTTCATGAAGGAACATTCCACGTTTGTGTGA